One window from the genome of Rhodopseudomonas sp. P2A-2r encodes:
- a CDS encoding acyl-CoA dehydrogenase family protein, producing the protein MSAALRFDPIRLPEECEVLRREVRAFLAEEIAAGTFDPHKPQREDSDAPESSRRVGERGWLGMTWPKQYGGHERSFLERYVVTEEMRVANAPVRRFFVADRQSGPVLLKYAPEHIKMDILPRICRGEVCFSIGMSEPNSGSDLFAAKTKATKTDGGWLINGSKIWTTSAHIADYMIAIFRTSPSTKENRRHGLTQFLVDMKKPGIAVNPIAQITGQYEFNEVVFTDHFIPDDYMLGELDGAWKQATSELAYERSGPERFLETYYVLTELVRAVGKNPDTRSAEGIGRLVAQLHTMRRMSVSVAGMLQAGKEPVVEASIVKDIGTIWEQQLPHRVRELAAFVEGDPSNHATLDEMLSFAIKTAPKLTIQGGTTEVLRGIIARGLGLR; encoded by the coding sequence ATGAGCGCAGCCCTCCGTTTCGATCCGATCCGCCTGCCCGAGGAATGCGAGGTGCTGCGCCGCGAAGTGCGCGCCTTCCTCGCCGAGGAGATCGCCGCCGGCACCTTCGATCCGCACAAGCCGCAGCGCGAGGATTCCGATGCGCCGGAATCTTCGCGTCGCGTCGGCGAACGCGGCTGGCTCGGCATGACCTGGCCGAAGCAATATGGCGGCCACGAGCGCAGCTTCCTGGAGCGCTACGTCGTCACCGAGGAAATGCGCGTGGCCAATGCGCCGGTGCGGCGCTTCTTCGTCGCCGACCGCCAGAGCGGCCCGGTGCTGCTGAAATACGCGCCCGAGCACATCAAGATGGACATCCTGCCGCGCATCTGCCGCGGCGAAGTCTGCTTCTCCATCGGCATGAGCGAGCCGAACTCCGGCTCCGACTTGTTCGCGGCCAAGACCAAGGCCACCAAGACCGACGGCGGATGGCTGATCAACGGCAGCAAGATCTGGACCACCTCGGCGCACATCGCCGACTACATGATCGCCATCTTCCGGACGTCGCCCTCCACCAAGGAGAACCGCAGACACGGCCTGACCCAGTTTCTGGTCGACATGAAGAAGCCGGGCATCGCGGTGAACCCGATTGCGCAGATCACCGGACAGTATGAGTTCAACGAGGTGGTGTTCACCGACCACTTCATCCCCGATGACTACATGCTCGGCGAACTTGACGGCGCTTGGAAACAGGCAACGTCCGAACTCGCTTATGAGCGATCGGGGCCGGAGCGCTTTCTCGAGACCTATTACGTGCTGACCGAGCTGGTCCGCGCCGTCGGCAAGAATCCGGACACCCGCAGCGCCGAGGGCATCGGCCGTCTGGTCGCGCAGCTGCACACCATGCGGCGGATGTCGGTGTCGGTGGCCGGCATGCTGCAGGCCGGCAAGGAGCCGGTGGTGGAAGCCTCCATCGTCAAGGACATCGGCACCATCTGGGAGCAGCAACTGCCGCACCGGGTCCGCGAGCTCGCCGCTTTCGTCGAAGGCGACCCGTCGAACCACGCCACCCTGGACGAGATGCTGTCCTTCGCCATCAAGACCGCGCCGAAGCTGACCATCCAGGGCGGCACCACCGAAGTGCTGCGCGGCATCATCGCGCGCGGGCTGGGGCTGCGGTGA
- a CDS encoding acyl-CoA dehydrogenase family protein, whose product MTETDNIVAETAERIFADLADAQAISRSKDGAWVAPLWHALTEAGLPLSWVAEDYDGSGASLAEGFAVLGAAGRFAVAVPLAETMLAGWLLAQAGIASPADTMTVAPASPKDRITINADGSLTGRARGVPFATQAGHVAVIASGIGGVSIALVAASACRIEAGLNLASDPSDTVIFDNVQPIVLKPAPNGFDQTSLMLMGAVARSLQIAGALETMLDISVRYAGERVAFEKKISKFQAVQHNLARLAGEAAAALAAATSAADAIASGSAFEETVFLEAAAAKIRCSEAAEKGAAIAHQVHGAIGFTQEHILHCYTLRALAWRDDFGSESYWAVELGKMIAARGADELWPLVASR is encoded by the coding sequence GTGACGGAGACCGACAATATTGTTGCCGAGACCGCGGAACGTATTTTTGCCGATCTCGCCGACGCGCAAGCCATCAGCAGGAGCAAGGACGGCGCGTGGGTCGCGCCGCTGTGGCACGCGCTGACCGAAGCCGGCCTGCCGCTGTCCTGGGTCGCTGAAGACTACGACGGCTCCGGCGCGAGCCTCGCCGAAGGTTTTGCCGTGCTCGGCGCCGCCGGGCGTTTCGCCGTGGCAGTGCCGCTTGCCGAAACCATGCTGGCCGGCTGGCTGCTGGCGCAGGCCGGCATTGCGTCGCCTGCCGACACGATGACCGTCGCACCGGCGAGCCCCAAGGATCGCATCACCATCAATGCCGACGGCAGCCTGACCGGCCGTGCCCGCGGCGTGCCGTTTGCCACCCAGGCGGGGCACGTCGCGGTGATCGCCAGCGGCATCGGCGGCGTATCCATCGCGCTGGTCGCGGCCAGCGCCTGCCGTATCGAGGCCGGACTCAATCTCGCCAGCGATCCGTCGGACACCGTGATCTTCGACAATGTGCAGCCGATCGTGCTCAAGCCGGCGCCCAATGGCTTCGATCAGACGTCGCTGATGCTGATGGGGGCGGTGGCGCGCAGCCTGCAGATTGCGGGCGCGCTGGAAACCATGCTCGACATCAGCGTGCGCTACGCCGGCGAGCGCGTCGCCTTCGAAAAGAAGATCTCCAAGTTCCAGGCCGTGCAGCACAACCTCGCCAGGCTCGCCGGTGAAGCCGCCGCCGCGCTGGCCGCCGCCACCTCGGCCGCCGACGCCATCGCCAGCGGATCGGCATTCGAGGAGACCGTGTTCCTCGAAGCGGCGGCAGCCAAAATCCGTTGTTCGGAAGCTGCCGAAAAGGGCGCCGCCATCGCCCATCAGGTGCATGGCGCCATCGGTTTCACCCAGGAACACATCCTGCATTGCTACACGCTGCGCGCGCTGGCCTGGCGCGACGATTTCGGCTCCGAGAGCTACTGGGCCGTCGAACTCGGCAAGATGATTGCTGCGCGCGGCGCCGATGAATTGTGGCCGCTGGTGGCGTCGCGCTGA
- a CDS encoding SDR family NAD(P)-dependent oxidoreductase → MSKEELCVVITGSASGLGAATAAILAKGGARIVINYASSVKEAEATAELCRSAGAAEVIVVQGDVAKDEDCRKIIAAAAPWGRLDALINNAGTTKHVAHGNLDGLSAEDFQQVYAVNTIGPFQMVRAARSLLEAGSKALGRASAVVNVSSMAGITGGGSSVAYAASKGALNTITLSLARALAPSIRVNTVCPGYIDTPWFTKGRGAEAAAKVRDAVIAKVPLKLASTAEDIANLVCFLATAPSSNMTGEVVRMDAGMHLS, encoded by the coding sequence ATGTCGAAGGAAGAATTGTGCGTCGTGATCACGGGGTCTGCGTCGGGGCTGGGCGCGGCGACGGCGGCGATTCTCGCCAAAGGCGGCGCCCGCATCGTCATCAACTATGCGTCGAGCGTGAAGGAAGCGGAAGCGACTGCCGAGCTGTGCCGCAGCGCCGGTGCCGCCGAGGTGATAGTGGTGCAGGGCGACGTCGCGAAGGATGAGGATTGCCGGAAGATCATCGCCGCCGCCGCGCCATGGGGACGGCTCGACGCGCTGATCAACAATGCCGGCACGACCAAGCATGTGGCGCACGGCAATCTCGACGGGCTGTCGGCCGAGGATTTCCAGCAGGTCTATGCGGTCAACACCATCGGTCCGTTCCAGATGGTGCGCGCGGCGCGGTCGCTGCTCGAGGCCGGGTCCAAGGCATTGGGTCGCGCGTCCGCGGTGGTCAATGTCTCGTCGATGGCCGGGATCACCGGCGGCGGTTCGTCGGTGGCCTATGCCGCCAGCAAGGGCGCGCTTAACACGATAACGCTGTCACTGGCGCGCGCGCTGGCGCCGTCGATCCGCGTCAACACGGTATGTCCGGGTTATATCGACACGCCATGGTTCACCAAGGGCCGCGGCGCAGAGGCCGCCGCCAAGGTGCGCGACGCGGTGATCGCCAAAGTGCCGCTTAAGCTGGCGTCCACGGCCGAGGACATCGCCAACCTGGTCTGCTTCCTGGCGACCGCGCCGTCGAGCAACATGACCGGCGAAGTGGTGCGGATGGATGCGGGCATGCATCTGTCGTGA
- a CDS encoding GlsB/YeaQ/YmgE family stress response membrane protein: MLWIIFIGFVAGIIARMLSPGPNNPSGFILTTVLGIAGAFLATFIGQQIGHYGPNQGAGFITATLGALVVLFIWNRLVARRVISDPGQRY, encoded by the coding sequence ATGCTCTGGATCATCTTCATCGGCTTTGTCGCCGGCATCATCGCGAGAATGCTGTCGCCGGGTCCCAACAATCCCAGCGGCTTCATTCTGACCACTGTGCTCGGCATCGCCGGCGCATTCCTGGCGACCTTCATCGGCCAGCAGATCGGCCATTACGGCCCCAACCAGGGCGCCGGCTTCATCACCGCCACCCTCGGCGCGCTGGTGGTGCTGTTCATCTGGAACAGGCTGGTCGCCCGCCGGGTGATCTCCGATCCCGGCCAGCGTTACTGA
- a CDS encoding YidB family protein, translated as MGLLDILNGMQNGPRGPSDPNDKSGGMSPMTMAILALLAYKGYKHFTGTQQGQPQPQQVPAPTTTQANAPDGGGLGGMLGSIFGGNSGQAGGGLGGFLNGPLGGLLAGGAAGSVLSGGLGDLLKQFQQNGHGEVANSWVSNGPNKQIAPGDLANALGADQIEQLTSRTGMSRDQLLSELSNELPDAVNQFTPEGRVPTEDEAKSRWV; from the coding sequence ATGGGTTTGCTCGATATTTTGAACGGCATGCAGAACGGGCCGCGAGGGCCGAGCGATCCGAACGACAAGAGCGGCGGCATGTCGCCCATGACCATGGCGATCCTCGCACTGCTGGCCTACAAGGGCTACAAGCATTTCACCGGCACCCAGCAGGGACAGCCGCAGCCGCAACAGGTGCCGGCGCCGACGACCACGCAGGCCAACGCGCCCGATGGCGGCGGGCTCGGTGGTATGCTGGGAAGCATCTTCGGCGGCAATAGCGGCCAGGCCGGCGGAGGTCTGGGCGGATTTCTGAACGGCCCGCTCGGTGGCCTGCTGGCGGGCGGCGCGGCTGGCAGCGTGTTGAGCGGCGGTCTCGGCGATCTGCTCAAGCAATTCCAGCAGAACGGTCATGGCGAAGTCGCGAATTCGTGGGTCAGCAACGGTCCCAACAAGCAGATCGCGCCCGGCGATCTAGCAAATGCACTTGGCGCCGACCAGATCGAACAGCTGACCTCACGCACCGGCATGTCGCGCGATCAACTGTTGTCCGAACTGAGCAACGAACTGCCCGACGCGGTAAATCAGTTCACCCCCGAGGGTCGAGTGCCGACCGAAGACGAAGCAAAGTCGCGCTGGGTTTGA
- a CDS encoding 2-dehydropantoate 2-reductase produces the protein MATNRIAVAGAGSIGCFVGGMLAAAGRDVAMLARPRVTAEIQAHGLRLTGVGGPDRHVPVQQLALSDEATILHGAAVILVAVKSADTAGIADLIARHAAEDAVVVSLQNGVGNVAVLRERLPGRSVLGGMVPFNVIAPGDGHYHRATSGDIAIESDAAGTATQLSVTDLIMRPADDIVAVQWGKLLVNLNNALNALSGRPLREQLAQRAWRRLFADQMAEGLAVLQAEGIRPISATPIPASLTPHLLRLPDFLFARLLGRTMKIDPTARSSMWDDLQRGRRTEIDYLQGVIVQLAERHRIDAPLSRRIVELVKRAEAEAQGSPGLTAEAIRG, from the coding sequence ATGGCAACGAACCGTATTGCAGTTGCGGGCGCCGGCAGCATTGGCTGCTTCGTTGGCGGCATGCTGGCCGCCGCCGGGCGCGATGTTGCCATGCTGGCGCGGCCGCGGGTGACCGCCGAGATCCAGGCGCATGGCCTGCGGCTGACCGGTGTCGGCGGCCCGGACCGTCATGTACCTGTGCAGCAGCTGGCCCTGTCGGACGAAGCCACTATCCTCCATGGCGCGGCGGTCATTCTGGTTGCGGTGAAGAGCGCAGATACCGCCGGGATCGCGGACCTGATCGCGCGGCACGCCGCCGAAGACGCGGTCGTCGTCAGCCTGCAGAACGGCGTCGGCAATGTGGCTGTGTTGCGCGAGCGGCTGCCGGGCCGGAGTGTTCTCGGCGGCATGGTGCCGTTCAACGTGATCGCGCCGGGCGACGGCCACTATCATCGCGCCACCTCCGGCGACATCGCGATCGAGAGCGACGCCGCCGGCACGGCGACGCAACTGTCGGTGACCGATCTGATCATGCGCCCGGCCGATGACATCGTCGCGGTGCAATGGGGCAAGTTACTGGTGAACCTCAACAATGCGCTGAACGCACTGTCCGGCCGGCCGCTGCGCGAGCAGCTGGCGCAGCGGGCATGGCGACGGCTGTTCGCCGACCAGATGGCCGAAGGGCTCGCGGTGCTGCAGGCGGAAGGAATCAGGCCGATATCGGCGACGCCGATCCCGGCCAGCCTCACGCCGCATCTGTTGCGCCTGCCGGACTTCCTGTTTGCGCGTCTGCTGGGACGGACCATGAAGATCGATCCGACCGCGCGTTCGTCCATGTGGGATGACCTGCAGCGCGGACGACGCACCGAAATCGACTATCTGCAGGGCGTGATTGTGCAACTGGCGGAACGGCACCGCATCGATGCGCCGCTGTCGCGGCGGATCGTGGAGCTGGTCAAACGCGCAGAGGCCGAAGCACAGGGCTCGCCGGGCCTGACCGCGGAAGCGATCCGCGGCTAG
- a CDS encoding TadE/TadG family type IV pilus assembly protein, giving the protein MLSAAARLIDRFRRAHRGNVGIVFALTLVPTISSIGYAIDYSRAAQIRTKLQTAIDAASVGSVAQKSPGFIAAGSMSSDGVIPAGATDAVGIFNGNMVGQTGYTLNSVTATVTKASNQVTSTVQFSAQVPTTFLSIIGRNVMTVTGTSTSVATMPLYIDFYLLLDNSPSMGVAATPADITLLQSKTGGCAFACHDTTNANSNYVIAKKWNVTTRIDVLRTATQQLMDTATATATYPSQFRMAIYDFGASSATIGLRNLFLLSSSLSSARTAAGNIDLMAVAGQNDSFTADKDTPFTSVFPAINNAISLPGTGTSSSPLKYLFFVSDGVADEANAGCLKPLQGSNRCQSPINPALCTAIKNRGIKIAVLYTTYLPPTDNWYSTWIAPFNTGPYGPSPNSEIAQNMQSCASPGFYFEVSPTQGISEAMNALFQKAVANARIAS; this is encoded by the coding sequence ATGCTCTCCGCCGCAGCTCGTCTCATTGACCGCTTCCGCCGCGCGCATCGCGGCAACGTCGGCATCGTCTTCGCGCTCACCCTTGTACCCACGATATCGAGCATCGGCTACGCGATCGACTATTCCCGGGCTGCTCAGATCCGCACCAAACTACAGACGGCGATCGACGCCGCCAGTGTCGGCTCGGTCGCCCAAAAATCCCCGGGCTTCATCGCCGCAGGCTCGATGAGTTCGGACGGTGTCATTCCGGCAGGCGCGACCGACGCGGTCGGAATCTTCAATGGCAACATGGTGGGACAGACGGGCTATACGCTGAACAGCGTTACCGCCACGGTCACGAAGGCGTCCAACCAGGTCACGTCCACGGTGCAGTTCTCGGCGCAGGTGCCGACGACCTTCCTGTCGATCATCGGCCGGAACGTCATGACGGTCACCGGCACGTCGACGTCGGTTGCGACCATGCCGCTCTATATCGATTTCTATCTGTTGCTGGACAATTCGCCATCGATGGGCGTGGCCGCGACGCCGGCTGACATCACATTGCTGCAGTCCAAGACAGGCGGCTGCGCGTTTGCGTGCCACGACACCACCAACGCGAACAGCAACTATGTCATCGCGAAGAAGTGGAACGTGACGACACGAATCGACGTCCTGCGGACGGCGACCCAGCAGCTGATGGACACCGCCACTGCGACTGCGACCTATCCGAGCCAGTTCAGAATGGCGATCTACGACTTTGGCGCGTCATCCGCGACCATCGGATTGCGGAACCTGTTCTTGCTCTCATCGAGCCTCTCGAGTGCCAGGACGGCCGCCGGTAATATCGACCTGATGGCGGTCGCCGGCCAGAACGACTCCTTTACGGCCGACAAGGACACCCCGTTCACCAGCGTCTTCCCTGCGATCAACAATGCGATCAGCTTGCCGGGCACCGGCACATCGTCGTCGCCGCTCAAATATCTGTTCTTCGTGTCCGATGGCGTCGCCGACGAGGCCAACGCGGGCTGCCTCAAGCCGCTGCAGGGTTCGAATCGCTGCCAGTCGCCGATCAATCCGGCACTGTGCACGGCCATCAAGAACCGCGGCATCAAGATCGCGGTCCTGTACACGACCTACCTGCCGCCGACCGACAACTGGTACAGTACGTGGATCGCGCCGTTCAATACCGGGCCTTACGGCCCCTCTCCGAACAGTGAAATCGCACAAAACATGCAGAGTTGTGCATCACCCGGCTTCTATTTCGAAGTGAGCCCGACCCAAGGCATCTCCGAGGCCATGAACGCGCTGTTCCAGAAAGCCGTCGCCAACGCCCGCATCGCTAGCTGA
- a CDS encoding LLM class flavin-dependent oxidoreductase — protein sequence MEIGYFTMPSHPPECGLKEGHDWDLQVLRWADELGYQEAWIGEHHTAPWEPHPAPDLLLAQAFLQTKNIRLGPGGFLLPYHHPAELANRVAMLDHLSEGRLNFGVAASGLPSDWAMFNVDGMSGQNRDMTREALEIILKLWSDDAPWTYTGKYWTVSKPDVMFDFLKPHIKPLQAPHPPIAVAGLSKGSDTLKLAGERGYIPMSLNLNPAYVSSHWDSVEIGAAKTGRKPNRQDWRMVREVFVADTDEEAWRLSVGDMMGRMMGEYFLQLLGHFGFKDYLKHAPDVPDSDVTVEYCARHNWIIGSPATVAEKIEKIYHEVGGFGTLLVFGFDYKHKPEAWHNSLRLLKQEVLPRLAHLKPGIGKAA from the coding sequence ATGGAGATTGGATACTTCACCATGCCTTCGCATCCGCCGGAGTGCGGGCTGAAAGAAGGGCACGACTGGGATCTGCAGGTGCTGCGCTGGGCCGATGAACTCGGCTATCAGGAAGCCTGGATCGGCGAGCACCATACCGCGCCGTGGGAGCCGCATCCGGCGCCCGATCTGCTGCTGGCGCAGGCTTTTCTGCAAACCAAGAACATTCGTCTCGGGCCTGGCGGATTCCTGCTACCGTATCATCATCCCGCCGAACTCGCCAACCGCGTGGCGATGCTCGATCATCTCTCCGAAGGCCGGCTGAATTTCGGCGTTGCGGCGTCGGGCCTGCCGAGCGACTGGGCGATGTTCAACGTCGACGGCATGTCCGGCCAGAATCGCGACATGACCCGCGAGGCGCTCGAGATCATCCTCAAGCTCTGGTCCGATGACGCGCCGTGGACCTATACGGGGAAGTACTGGACCGTCTCCAAGCCGGACGTGATGTTCGACTTCCTGAAGCCGCACATCAAGCCGTTGCAGGCGCCGCATCCGCCGATCGCGGTGGCCGGCCTCAGCAAAGGCTCCGATACGCTGAAACTGGCCGGCGAACGCGGCTACATTCCCATGAGCCTCAACCTGAATCCGGCCTACGTCTCGAGCCACTGGGATTCCGTCGAAATCGGCGCAGCGAAGACCGGGCGAAAGCCCAACCGGCAGGACTGGCGCATGGTGCGCGAGGTGTTCGTGGCCGATACCGACGAGGAAGCGTGGCGGCTGTCGGTCGGCGACATGATGGGCCGGATGATGGGCGAGTACTTCCTGCAGCTGCTCGGCCACTTCGGCTTCAAGGACTATCTCAAGCACGCGCCGGACGTGCCGGACAGCGATGTCACCGTGGAATATTGCGCCAGGCATAACTGGATCATCGGCTCGCCTGCCACCGTCGCCGAGAAGATCGAGAAGATCTATCATGAGGTCGGAGGCTTCGGCACGCTGCTGGTGTTCGGCTTTGACTACAAGCACAAGCCGGAAGCCTGGCACAATTCGCTGCGCCTGCTGAAGCAGGAGGTGCTGCCACGCCTCGCGCATCTCAAACCGGGGATCGGCAAGGCTGCCTGA
- a CDS encoding flavin reductase family protein, with protein sequence MDSNDFRKAMRHCAGAVALVTVGREEGRRTGLTVTAVCSLSDDPPSLLVCVNRKASANPRIREERCFGVSFLAEEHMPLALTFSGQKGFDGENRFGFGRWSTRVTGAPVLEEAIVSFDCELRQEFETRTHSVFVGDVRDAGMRGAASPLLYLNGAFHGVHAIRDAVSLGDLEARKLSWSIFS encoded by the coding sequence ATGGACTCAAATGACTTCAGGAAGGCGATGCGTCACTGCGCCGGCGCGGTGGCGCTGGTCACCGTCGGGCGCGAGGAGGGCCGCAGAACCGGATTGACGGTGACGGCAGTGTGCTCGCTGTCTGACGACCCGCCGTCGCTGCTGGTTTGCGTCAATCGCAAGGCCAGCGCCAATCCGCGCATTCGCGAGGAGCGCTGCTTTGGCGTCAGCTTTCTCGCCGAAGAGCATATGCCGCTGGCGCTGACGTTCAGCGGACAGAAGGGTTTTGATGGCGAAAACCGGTTCGGCTTCGGGCGCTGGAGCACCCGGGTGACTGGTGCGCCGGTGCTGGAGGAGGCGATCGTGTCGTTCGACTGTGAGTTGCGGCAGGAATTCGAGACCAGGACGCATTCGGTTTTCGTCGGCGATGTGCGCGATGCCGGCATGCGCGGCGCGGCGTCACCGCTGCTCTACCTCAATGGCGCGTTCCACGGCGTCCACGCCATCAGGGACGCGGTCTCGCTGGGCGATCTCGAGGCGAGAAAGCTCAGCTGGAGCATCTTCTCATGA